From the genome of Verrucomicrobiia bacterium, one region includes:
- a CDS encoding prepilin-type N-terminal cleavage/methylation domain-containing protein, whose protein sequence is MAKPIRVTLSSQPLQAEPLPRCRRPQTKTGFTLIELLVVIAIIAILAAMLLPALGRAKLKAQAAICLSNVKQLNVGWALYIGDYNDVMPPNWLNDSRAWIDGTVGSVYQLPGATNLLAIRRGLLFPYNPNVGVYRCPSAKGGPVLPPAPANMRAVQLVRHYSLEGRMGGADQGTAAKYGVSDTSWVLGTTFPQYKKLSEVKRPSPAEAMTFIDESIETLDDGYFAVNATDRVNQWQNSPTVRHGKAGVLGFADGHSENWKWRALARDNVLDAPLIQAGVNTEVDLRRLQRAVFQR, encoded by the coding sequence ATGGCCAAACCAATTCGAGTAACGCTATCCTCGCAACCGTTACAAGCGGAGCCGCTGCCGCGTTGTCGGCGTCCGCAAACTAAAACGGGCTTCACCCTCATCGAGCTGCTGGTAGTGATTGCGATTATCGCCATCCTGGCGGCGATGCTGTTGCCGGCGCTCGGTCGCGCGAAGCTGAAAGCGCAAGCGGCGATCTGTCTCAGCAACGTCAAGCAGCTTAACGTGGGTTGGGCTTTGTACATCGGCGATTACAATGACGTCATGCCGCCCAATTGGTTGAACGATTCGCGGGCATGGATTGATGGGACCGTCGGTAGTGTTTATCAGTTGCCGGGGGCCACCAATCTTCTCGCGATCCGTCGTGGCCTGCTCTTTCCTTACAATCCCAACGTGGGAGTTTACCGCTGTCCCAGCGCCAAAGGCGGTCCGGTGTTGCCGCCGGCACCGGCCAACATGCGGGCTGTGCAATTGGTGCGGCACTACTCACTCGAAGGCCGGATGGGCGGCGCGGATCAGGGCACCGCCGCGAAGTATGGGGTCAGCGATACCAGTTGGGTGCTCGGTACGACCTTTCCGCAGTACAAAAAGTTATCCGAGGTTAAGCGACCGTCGCCAGCGGAGGCCATGACGTTCATTGATGAAAGCATCGAGACATTGGACGACGGTTATTTTGCGGTCAACGCCACGGATCGCGTCAATCAATGGCAAAATTCGCCGACGGTTCGGCATGGTAAGGCGGGGGTGTTGGGATTTGCCGATGGCCACAGTGAGAATTGGAAATGGCGGGCGCTGGCGCGAGACAATGTGCTGGACGCGCCGTTGATTCAAGCGGGCGTCAATACCGAGGTGGATTTGCGCCGGTTGCAACGCGCGGTTTTCCAGCGGTAA
- a CDS encoding prepilin-type N-terminal cleavage/methylation domain-containing protein, giving the protein MKTGVKRAFTLIELLVVIAIIAILAAMLMPALAKAKAKAKGVRCVSNMKNWGLATVMYLGDNEDRLPPFGDLSSDYTKDFWHMKLAPYVARRVQQGVQFGQTDVFTNELRQCPGGSYAAPEYYRGAWDGKTWNCWIGANFGAFGDPLSGPFYYTDTRPSLKATRVKKASDAMMFMETITHYVYSPVHSGYRFSLDLDGDGRRDTMPQYPDVPYNYGRPRVHDNGANVTLLDGHVERVAFAKLWATDASGKVLHSFWYLED; this is encoded by the coding sequence ATGAAAACCGGCGTCAAACGAGCTTTTACGCTTATCGAACTGTTGGTGGTGATTGCCATCATCGCCATCCTCGCCGCCATGCTCATGCCCGCTTTGGCCAAAGCCAAGGCCAAGGCCAAAGGTGTGCGGTGCGTGTCCAACATGAAAAATTGGGGTTTGGCGACCGTGATGTATCTGGGCGATAACGAGGATCGGCTGCCGCCTTTTGGCGATTTATCCTCGGACTACACCAAGGATTTTTGGCACATGAAACTGGCCCCCTACGTGGCGCGGCGGGTTCAGCAGGGAGTCCAGTTTGGTCAAACCGATGTTTTCACCAACGAACTGCGTCAATGCCCCGGAGGCAGCTACGCCGCGCCGGAGTATTATCGAGGCGCATGGGATGGCAAGACTTGGAATTGCTGGATCGGCGCCAACTTCGGAGCGTTCGGCGATCCGTTGAGCGGCCCGTTTTATTATACCGATACCCGTCCGTCCTTGAAGGCCACGCGAGTCAAGAAAGCTTCCGACGCCATGATGTTCATGGAAACCATCACGCACTATGTCTATTCGCCGGTGCATAGCGGCTATCGCTTTTCATTGGATTTGGATGGCGATGGCCGCCGCGACACCATGCCGCAGTATCCTGACGTGCCGTACAATTATGGCCGGCCCCGAGTTCATGATAACGGAGCGAACGTCACCCTGCTGGATGGGCACGTGGAACGCGTGGCTTTTGCCAAACTGTGGGCAACGGACGCTTCCGGCAAAGTGCTCCACTCCTTTTGGTACCTGGAAGATTGA
- a CDS encoding antitermination protein NusG has translation MSELLWYAAHTRPRREKKLVEFCAQHELQATLPCYNSPHRYRGKTVVFQKPLFPGYVFLQLQPTQTALVRQNDHVANLLDIFDQATFEKQLQEILTALASGLEVHLAPNLTVGTRVRIRSGPLQGIEGLIEARSGPRRIFLRLDFINQAAAVELGAEVLEPV, from the coding sequence ATGTCGGAATTACTTTGGTATGCGGCCCACACGCGGCCACGACGAGAAAAAAAACTGGTCGAATTTTGCGCGCAACACGAACTTCAGGCCACGCTGCCATGCTACAATTCTCCGCACCGGTATCGGGGCAAGACGGTGGTTTTTCAAAAGCCACTCTTCCCCGGTTACGTCTTTTTACAACTGCAACCCACGCAAACCGCCTTGGTGCGACAAAATGATCACGTCGCCAATCTGTTGGACATTTTCGATCAAGCCACCTTCGAGAAACAACTACAGGAAATCCTCACCGCCCTGGCTTCCGGACTGGAGGTTCACCTGGCCCCCAACCTCACGGTGGGCACACGGGTGCGAATCCGATCCGGCCCGTTGCAAGGCATCGAAGGGCTGATCGAAGCGCGCTCCGGTCCACGCCGGATCTTTCTGCGCCTGGACTTCATCAATCAGGCGGCAGCGGTGGAACTGGGAGCAGAAGTACTCGAACCGGTTTAA
- a CDS encoding molybdopterin-dependent oxidoreductase has protein sequence MSEVHHGAGVGFSRRQFLHTAALAGAGALLTRVGGTARAAETVTLPFVNGERELVRYPQKRPLIRLTARPPQLETPFAVFNEGLLTPNDAFFVRYHLAEIPTEIDPQTFRLEVKGQVKQPLTLSLTDLQTQFEPVEIVAVNQCSGNSRGFFKPRVGGGQLGHGAMGNARWKGARLKEVLAKAGVAAGAKQVVFNGLDRAVLEATPDFQKALDVDQALDEDVLLAYAMNGADLPMLNGYPLRLIVPGHYGTYWVKHLNEITVVDETFKSFWMNPAYLIPDNAGACVAPGTTPTRTRPIGRFNIRSFITSLAEADVIRNGHPLTVRGIAFDGGYGLQEVLFSEDDGHSWRAAELGQDLGKYSFREWTIPFTPRRTGDFALRVKATNRIGESQPLEPLWNPAGYMRNVVETVHIKAA, from the coding sequence ATGTCTGAAGTCCATCACGGAGCAGGCGTTGGTTTTTCCCGCCGCCAGTTTCTGCACACTGCCGCGTTGGCGGGAGCGGGGGCACTCCTGACCCGCGTTGGCGGGACCGCCCGTGCCGCCGAAACGGTGACGCTTCCGTTCGTGAATGGCGAACGCGAACTGGTTCGCTACCCGCAAAAGCGTCCGTTGATCCGGCTGACCGCCCGGCCTCCGCAGTTGGAAACGCCGTTTGCCGTTTTCAACGAAGGTTTGCTCACGCCCAACGATGCCTTTTTCGTGCGTTATCATCTCGCCGAAATTCCCACCGAGATTGACCCCCAAACCTTCCGACTCGAAGTCAAGGGGCAGGTCAAGCAACCGCTCACGCTTTCACTGACGGATTTGCAAACGCAGTTCGAGCCGGTGGAGATTGTTGCGGTCAATCAATGTTCCGGCAACAGCCGCGGCTTCTTCAAACCGCGCGTTGGCGGTGGGCAACTGGGTCATGGGGCCATGGGGAACGCCCGGTGGAAAGGCGCGCGCCTCAAAGAAGTGCTCGCCAAAGCGGGCGTCGCGGCCGGCGCCAAGCAAGTGGTCTTCAACGGCCTGGATCGGGCGGTATTGGAAGCCACACCGGATTTCCAAAAGGCGCTGGACGTGGATCAAGCGCTGGATGAAGACGTGCTGCTCGCTTACGCGATGAATGGCGCCGATTTACCGATGTTGAATGGTTATCCCCTGCGGTTGATTGTGCCCGGCCACTACGGCACCTATTGGGTCAAGCACCTCAATGAAATCACGGTGGTGGATGAAACCTTCAAAAGCTTTTGGATGAATCCGGCTTATTTGATCCCGGACAATGCCGGTGCGTGCGTGGCGCCGGGGACGACGCCCACGCGGACCCGGCCCATCGGACGCTTCAATATCCGCTCCTTCATCACGAGCCTGGCCGAGGCGGATGTAATCCGCAACGGGCATCCGCTCACCGTGCGTGGCATCGCCTTTGATGGCGGTTACGGTCTCCAGGAGGTTCTATTTTCGGAAGACGACGGTCACTCGTGGCGGGCCGCCGAGTTGGGTCAGGATTTGGGCAAATACTCGTTCCGCGAATGGACCATCCCCTTCACGCCGCGCCGGACCGGAGACTTTGCGCTGCGCGTGAAAGCCACGAACCGCATTGGTGAATCGCAACCGCTCGAGCCGTTGTGGAATCCGGCCGGTTACATGCGCAACGTCGTGGAAACCGTTCACATTAAAGCCGCCTGA
- a CDS encoding c-type cytochrome, translating to MVRILLFAAAILIGVFLAGGGNPPNAPLKIQLPPETSAFKQATGAALVNGQCLVCHSVEYVTSQPPLPRTFWSAAVKKMVDKYGANVPPDQIEPIVDYLYHNYGDTPATGTPSPVAPPSPTPDASSDPAQLGTKYGCLACHQPTVKVIGPSYREVAQKYQADSEAAHKIAQQIRQGGSGKWGSIIMPPFPQISDGEVKVLANWILNQK from the coding sequence ATGGTGCGAATCCTTCTCTTTGCGGCGGCCATTTTGATTGGCGTGTTTTTGGCGGGCGGCGGTAATCCACCCAATGCCCCGTTAAAAATTCAACTGCCGCCGGAAACCAGCGCTTTCAAACAAGCCACCGGTGCGGCACTGGTCAATGGGCAGTGCCTGGTTTGTCACTCGGTCGAATACGTGACTTCGCAACCGCCGCTGCCGCGCACGTTCTGGAGCGCAGCCGTTAAAAAGATGGTGGATAAATACGGCGCAAACGTGCCGCCGGATCAGATCGAGCCGATTGTGGATTATCTATACCACAACTACGGCGACACCCCGGCAACGGGCACGCCGTCACCGGTAGCGCCGCCTTCACCCACTCCCGATGCGTCTTCCGACCCCGCGCAACTCGGCACGAAATACGGTTGTCTGGCCTGTCACCAGCCCACGGTGAAAGTTATTGGACCGAGCTACCGCGAAGTCGCGCAAAAGTATCAGGCTGATTCCGAGGCCGCGCACAAGATTGCGCAACAGATTCGCCAGGGCGGTTCGGGCAAGTGGGGTTCAATCATCATGCCGCCGTTTCCGCAAATCAGCGACGGCGAGGTCAAGGTGCTGGCGAACTGGATTCTCAATCAGAAGTAG
- the cysC gene encoding adenylyl-sulfate kinase produces MKPSTTSAIERAPAGPRLDSLGGVVWLTGLSGAGKTTTARALAAVLRAENRAVCVLDGDALRRGLCSDLGFAAADRQENIRRVGEVARLFADAGLICVVALISPYRRDRDRARAAAPPGRFIEVYINAPLAVCEQRDPKGLYARARAGELLEFTGISAPYEPPLRPEVELLTGEWTVNAGVEKIRAAINAWKPTD; encoded by the coding sequence ATGAAGCCGTCAACGACTTCAGCAATTGAGCGCGCACCGGCGGGGCCACGGCTGGATTCGCTCGGCGGCGTGGTGTGGCTGACCGGCTTGAGTGGCGCGGGAAAAACCACCACAGCCCGTGCGTTGGCCGCGGTGCTGCGCGCGGAAAATCGCGCGGTTTGCGTCCTGGATGGTGATGCGTTGCGACGCGGCCTGTGTTCGGACCTGGGATTCGCGGCGGCGGACCGACAGGAAAACATCCGCCGGGTTGGCGAAGTGGCGCGGCTGTTTGCCGATGCGGGTTTGATCTGCGTGGTGGCGCTGATTTCACCCTACCGCCGGGACCGGGATCGCGCTCGTGCCGCCGCGCCGCCGGGACGATTCATCGAGGTTTACATCAACGCGCCGCTGGCCGTTTGCGAGCAACGCGATCCCAAGGGACTTTACGCCCGCGCCCGGGCCGGAGAGCTGCTGGAGTTCACCGGCATCTCCGCCCCTTACGAACCGCCGCTGCGACCGGAAGTGGAATTGCTGACTGGTGAATGGACGGTAAATGCAGGTGTGGAAAAAATCCGCGCCGCCATCAACGCGTGGAAGCCGACGGATTGA
- a CDS encoding tetratricopeptide repeat protein, which produces MTVTNRQSTESDAVSARWLWGLGGAAALLFLLTLNSWLTNTSLGLVARWAGWTEQPELGRPLGWLICAVFRWLPARWLPLALNLFTAGSAALVLVQLARSVSILRYDSVVPNPMRSRLADTVAAPGAWKWLPPAFAVAALALQRSFWQHATAATGEMASVLCFAFAFRAILEYRRNAQEKWLYWGTLIYAVGMTDNWMMLAYAPVYLAAIIWAKGFGHCLEWRFFWRLSGCALLGWSLYFLVPWMISERAAVGADYWPTLRFYVAGQKNFLRILSTPAWRLLALTTVLPFLLLAVRWRSHSVQLADDTHAGIFLTKLTGHSIHLLFMLAALWLALNPLFAPGQNELNGALLVYQYAWALVAGYGLGYLLLFQWTPRRKRARRWPIVSAVALGLALPLLLVARNFNTIWLANGSSLKEFAAQLYEDLPAGPTIALSDEPWLLPLLRAELRTHDESKTPLLIETRTLATPAYLAQLAARYSTRWPEAARTNLTSLTPVQMTQLIRSLAAHEPAVYLHSSSGLFLEAFTAEPHGWTQWLKLRQMDEFGVVIAPSAETMQRQQERWEERWEQGLARRSRQFESHRQQVGRWNTPFWKALYLTIPTNETVTLLGNFYGKTLNQHGVELRRGETPAAATVWFERALELAPNNLAAKINLAANEPGGNEVSNRLTMAWAQQTFPRLMSQYQSWPDVIGRNGPVDAPVFLCFSGFTYLNGGCVQQAWECFNRSMILAPDWLAPRLEAAQTLNVLGRFTNANALSAELLTQESTLSPRFQARLLSAQAAALWGLGQTNAALDFIEHFTTRHQQTLEVVGEAVNLCETFGDVTAGLKWSARLTELDPQNAESFVKKGRAELRAKDFTAARNTLTRALELAPDNHTARWLRAGAAVESGLFENAEKDYQALLKNADTSQSALFGLGSIAWRQRDTNAILRYYHAVLSNAPAVTPLTTIARERLKNLQDEAVNDFSN; this is translated from the coding sequence ATGACCGTAACCAACCGTCAGTCCACTGAAAGCGACGCCGTCTCCGCGCGTTGGCTTTGGGGTTTGGGCGGCGCGGCCGCTCTGCTGTTTCTCCTCACGCTCAACAGTTGGCTCACCAATACGAGTTTGGGATTGGTCGCACGGTGGGCGGGCTGGACCGAACAGCCGGAGCTTGGTCGTCCGTTGGGCTGGCTGATCTGCGCGGTATTCCGCTGGTTGCCGGCGCGGTGGCTGCCGCTGGCGTTGAATCTATTCACGGCGGGAAGCGCGGCGTTGGTCCTGGTGCAACTGGCTCGTTCGGTCAGCATCCTGCGTTATGATTCCGTCGTGCCGAACCCGATGCGCTCAAGGCTCGCCGACACAGTGGCCGCCCCCGGCGCCTGGAAATGGTTGCCGCCCGCGTTCGCGGTGGCCGCCCTGGCCTTGCAACGATCGTTCTGGCAACACGCCACCGCCGCCACCGGCGAAATGGCCAGCGTGCTGTGCTTCGCCTTCGCGTTCCGAGCCATCCTGGAATATCGCCGTAACGCGCAGGAAAAGTGGTTGTATTGGGGCACGTTGATTTACGCGGTCGGCATGACGGACAACTGGATGATGCTGGCCTACGCGCCGGTTTACCTGGCGGCAATCATTTGGGCCAAAGGTTTCGGGCATTGCCTGGAATGGCGGTTTTTCTGGCGGTTAAGCGGCTGCGCGTTGCTGGGTTGGAGCCTGTATTTCCTGGTGCCGTGGATGATTTCCGAACGGGCCGCCGTGGGTGCGGATTACTGGCCCACCCTGCGCTTTTACGTGGCTGGACAGAAAAATTTTCTGCGGATTCTGTCAACGCCCGCGTGGCGGCTGCTCGCGTTGACGACGGTACTGCCCTTTCTGTTGTTGGCGGTACGGTGGCGCTCACATTCCGTGCAACTGGCCGACGACACGCATGCGGGCATTTTTCTGACCAAACTCACCGGCCATTCCATCCATCTGCTGTTTATGCTGGCGGCGCTGTGGCTGGCTTTGAATCCATTGTTTGCGCCCGGCCAGAACGAACTCAACGGCGCCCTGCTGGTTTATCAATACGCATGGGCGCTGGTCGCCGGTTATGGCCTCGGTTATCTGTTGCTGTTCCAATGGACTCCACGACGGAAGCGCGCCCGACGCTGGCCGATCGTTTCAGCCGTGGCGCTGGGCCTCGCGCTGCCGTTGCTGTTGGTGGCCCGCAATTTCAACACGATCTGGCTGGCGAACGGATCAAGCTTGAAGGAATTCGCCGCGCAACTTTACGAAGACCTTCCCGCCGGCCCCACCATTGCGCTCAGCGATGAACCGTGGCTGTTGCCGCTGCTGCGCGCCGAATTACGCACGCACGACGAATCCAAAACGCCGCTGTTGATTGAAACGCGGACGCTGGCCACACCGGCGTACCTCGCCCAGTTGGCCGCCCGCTATTCGACGCGCTGGCCGGAAGCCGCCCGGACGAATCTGACTTCCCTGACCCCGGTGCAAATGACGCAATTGATCCGGTCGCTTGCCGCGCACGAGCCGGCGGTTTACTTACATTCCAGTTCCGGTTTGTTCTTGGAAGCTTTCACCGCTGAACCGCACGGTTGGACGCAATGGCTGAAACTGCGCCAGATGGATGAGTTTGGCGTGGTCATCGCCCCGTCGGCCGAGACGATGCAACGCCAGCAAGAACGCTGGGAGGAGCGCTGGGAGCAAGGTCTGGCGCGGCGCAGTCGGCAATTTGAATCGCACCGACAACAGGTCGGACGCTGGAACACCCCGTTTTGGAAAGCGCTTTATCTGACTATCCCAACGAACGAGACGGTGACATTGTTGGGAAATTTTTATGGCAAGACACTGAACCAACACGGGGTGGAGTTGCGTCGGGGCGAGACGCCGGCCGCGGCCACGGTTTGGTTCGAGCGCGCGTTGGAATTAGCTCCCAACAACTTGGCGGCGAAAATCAATCTGGCCGCTAACGAACCCGGCGGCAATGAGGTATCAAACCGGCTGACCATGGCCTGGGCGCAGCAGACCTTTCCGCGATTAATGTCGCAATACCAATCCTGGCCCGACGTGATCGGTCGGAACGGGCCGGTGGACGCGCCCGTGTTTTTGTGTTTCTCGGGGTTCACGTACCTGAACGGCGGTTGCGTGCAACAGGCCTGGGAATGTTTCAACCGCAGCATGATCCTCGCTCCAGACTGGCTGGCGCCGCGCCTGGAAGCCGCGCAAACCTTGAATGTGCTGGGCCGGTTTACCAACGCCAACGCCTTGAGCGCCGAATTATTGACGCAGGAAAGCACCTTGTCGCCGCGCTTTCAGGCACGCTTGCTGAGCGCGCAAGCTGCCGCCTTGTGGGGTTTGGGTCAAACCAACGCCGCGCTGGATTTTATCGAACACTTTACGACGCGCCACCAACAGACCCTTGAAGTGGTTGGTGAAGCCGTCAATCTCTGCGAGACGTTCGGCGACGTTACCGCCGGGTTGAAATGGAGTGCGCGACTGACCGAACTGGATCCGCAAAACGCGGAGAGCTTCGTCAAGAAAGGTCGGGCCGAATTGCGGGCCAAGGATTTTACGGCGGCGCGCAATACCCTGACCCGGGCGTTGGAATTGGCGCCCGACAACCACACGGCGCGCTGGCTGCGGGCCGGCGCCGCGGTGGAATCCGGTTTGTTTGAAAATGCTGAAAAGGATTATCAAGCCCTGCTGAAAAACGCGGACACGAGTCAGTCCGCGTTGTTCGGCCTGGGCTCAATCGCCTGGCGACAACGCGACACCAACGCCATCCTCCGCTACTACCACGCGGTGCTCTCCAATGCGCCGGCCGTCACGCCGCTGACCACGATTGCCCGCGAGCGCCTGAAAAATTTGCAAGATGAAGCCGTCAACGACTTCAGCAATTGA